The segment ATGTCACTTACGTGAAGTTGGGCGGCAGGACTACTGAGGGCGAGGGTCTGATACACACTAACAAGACAGATGAAGACGAACACACCACAGTGCGAAGAGGGGAGGAGATCTACGCGCTGCCGGATGTCGGAGATAACATTCTCGATAATAAACTGCTCTCGACCACGATATCACTATTTGTtgtaaaaacagttaaatttgaGGTTATGTCACTTACGTGAAGTTGGGCGGCAGGACTACTGAGGGCGAGGGTCTGATACACACTAACAAGACAGATGAAGACGAACACACCACAGTGCGAAGAGGGGAGGAGATCTACGCGCTGCCGGATGTCGGAGATAACATTCTCGATAATAAACTGCTCTCGACCACGATATCACTATTTGTtgtaaaaacagttaaatttgCTAACAAAAACGTAATAGCACAGTCCTTTTGAAAAGTTTTTCAGCTATCTTTTctaccttttatattttattcctacaCTGGcaacaacataaacaaaacaaggaataaaagacttttaataggaAAGGACAGAAGTGATCAAAACATGTTTTACCCTAAATATTGATCTCTGTTTATTTCAACTGACATCCATACCTATTCCTTACAGCCCCTGCAGATTTGATGGTAACATTATCCTATTTGCTGATAAAAGTTCTATGCTGCCCAAACattattttcgtaaatatataaattataaatttatgtatattccTTCCACAAGGGGGAAAATGAAAGTgctcaattatatataaatgcatAGGTTATCTTAATACAATTGTGTAAGTAAATGTATAGGCCTATTTCATTTTTATAGGGTTCCTATCAAGGAATAGTTACTTTTACAATGGTAATTTTTACAATCAAAccaaatttactgtttttttatatttatttaaaaaatagtaaatgtatAAGGAGTTTTAGCTGCAATAAtggttttttcaataaatttaaaaattcaccaaAGGCTTCATAAGAAATATTGGAATAATGAAACTGCctaattatttcataacttagtCTAAAGCTCTTTATTCCTGTCTGAGTGCTGATGTATCCTATAACACTAAATAGTATCTTATACTGCAAAGCAGTATAAGACACATAAAACATCAGAATACTTTATTACTGCCTCCTTCCCATTAATCCACATTACTAACAACGTTGTAATTatctataaactaatttaaactaaaagttttaaacaaaacataatgttctaaagtaaaagtgtattttttgcATGAAAAAAGATGTGGTAATGTGCAATATAAATATCtagttaaataaaacaagtttacaaTGTAATACGTGTTTCTTCTACATGCAAAAGAAAATCCAGTATTACATACACATGTAATGAAATTGATtattgtcaaaataataaaaatgtaggtaacgttatatttacagaaaaataatcaGTGATCAGTAACGATCATTCAATTCTAGGTTTTATTATCTCCTATGTCAAATCCCATACCAACTTAGTTATTTAGTGTTGATCACTTTCAAGTGAATGTGGTGTTGtctgttgttttttataaatttaaaaatcaaacaacccaataactataattttccatttatattagaccctttgttttcaataaacattgcctgacagacaaattaaataaagttcaATATCATGCTATCCTAGTAATATCATAACCaccaaagaaataaaaatcattagagtctattctatttttaaaaaaggtaaaagggATAAAATAAGAAATTGCAGACCTGTTACAAACCTGGAACCTGTTACTATGTGCCAGGTTTTTGTCTAAGGTCATGGAAATAGTcatatttaaacagttattaaaatctTTGGAACTATCAACAGCTCAAGATGTTATTTCTTTGGTTAATATGGTTCTGAActgttataaaaagaaaaaatttgctGCTTTAATTTCCTGTGATCTTAGCCAAAGCTTTTGATCAAGTTTCTcataacattttgattaaaacattagaatattacaatattaagtgGATAGCTTTAGATACTTAAAAGACATCTCTTCTTGcttaaaaaatagatttcaatATGTAGTATTAGAAAAAGATATATCTCTGTGTAAACCCCATAACTTACAGAGCCCCACAGGGCTGCATTCTGGGGCCATTGCTGTTTTTAATTGCAGTGAATGATCTGAGTGTGAATGTTTCTGCAAGTATTGTTTTATACGCTAATGATACTGCTATagtaactacaaataaagattataacaaaCTCTTAAAGACTATAAgttgaatattaattttgtagagaaCTGACTTAATGCCAATCACTTGATTTTAAACAGTGATAAGATAACTACTGTAATATTTAGCCTCACAGAAGATCCTAATAGGATACAAGAAgatatatttccaatatttttaggTTTGTCCTTCAATCctaatttaaattggtataaGCAAATTATACTGGTGAAAAGTAAACTTAGTACAAATGtttttgcaatttaaatgtttatgtggTGAACTTGAGGATAAAGATAATTGGTTTGGGATCTTGTCCTCATTAACATGAAGTGTTCGTCATCCAAAAAAAGCTATCAGAATTTTTGTAGGAGGTAATAGATTTCATAGTTGTAGAGAACgtttcaaatgctttaaaattttgacattattttatttatatatacaacaatgccTACTTTACCTCCAAGCTAATTTAGATAAAGTAATCCTAAGGAAAAACTTTCACAGTTATGAAACAAGAAGTTGTAACAATATCGCCTACCTCAAACTAGACTAGCTAAGACCGACAAAAGCCTAATGATGATGGCTATTTGACTGTGAATGAAGCAAGACTTTTAGAATATTCATGGTTTACAAaagttgtaacattgtattgatGTGCTAATGGTTTTGTGGGAATATTTTCTGGtagaataaaattcttatactTATTCCAATACATACAAACAAaacacacaatttaaaactatactgaGGTAGAATATAGAACATATTTAAAagcagtatttttaatatttttaaacattgttaaaacattgtgagccctttcgtactcaatgagaacatcttcggacccacacaactgaataaaagtaataataacaataataacatacttAAACAATTTGTACTAAATAAGACAtattatgtcattaaaaatacaaagagataatattctatgacaggacagtatgttatatgtatatataaaaaataaagttgatatttagttagatcaaataaaataacagttaattttGATAAAGCCCAGGTTCATtgtttactagattattttggttcttttttaataaaaattgtttcatatgcatcgaggaattttttattttgtactttttgtaataattttgcatttgaaaaagagtgtccaatttgaagtgcatgttttgccatggctgatctttcttcttgttggtattttaaacatgccctatgtttCTTAGCTCTCTGTtgtaactttctttttgtttggccaatgtattttaaatcacaactgttacaattaatttgataaattccagatttttcttcttcattaattttattcttgggatttcctaatatattctttaatgtttatgttattattattattacttttattcagttgtgtgggtccaaagatgttctcattgagtacgaaaggcctcacaaaaataaaaacttataatattggagagtttgtttaattaatttatatactttccaataagaaaagagcttcaagaatgtattgtTAAAACTTTAGATTTATTTGAATACACACATTGTACCTTTGGTGGTTACAAGGCAAAGATGTTACCATGATCAAAGGTAATCCACTCAGACATCTATAGTCATTCAATAGAATTTACAACTTGTGCATTGTGTTGAGCAAATTATAGTTATAGCAAGTTATAGTCATAGGTCTGGCTGTCGGATGGCGCTCTGAACATAGAGCCTTCCGTGAGCCTTCTGGGCCTTCCAGAGAGTCTTCTGTGTTCCATCATGCTCAAGTAGAACAATCAGCTAAGCTATAGACATATGGACAAAGGAAGGATGATTACTGAAGATAGTCTAGAAATTTTGAAGTAATACAATCACGAAGAACATTTTTGATCTAGATCACATTTTTGAGATCTAGAGAGGAATTGAGATACAGAAGAGGATGGAAGGGACCAGTACTATATGCATACTATTCTGTTGTGTTGCTACACATTGGATGCAGCTTTGTGCATGTCTAGTGTGCTGTCTAGTTCATTTATCTCAAGGTTTTAGGGAAAGAGACGATTGTCTCCGCACTTAATCATAAAAGGATCTTTGCACAAAGGTTTCCTGTCTTAAGGTTGTGGTAATGTTGGGAGATTTTGTTAGCCCAATATAGTGTGTAAAAGAGGTAACTTCTGATGAAGAAAAAAGGATCAATACACCAAATCTTGAATCACTGGATTGAATCACCTCTGCTCTCACCAGAATTTCGATCGAGAGGGTTTAGGGGATGATGGGAGGGATGTGGAGTAAATTAGAAGGCTCTGGGAGGAAGATATACCTTCTGCAACGTTTCATTAATTTCAGATATTTATTTCacctaattaataaaaatatgatcatagatttatttccaatcaaagctattgtattataagaaatGTTGTATTATAAGCTACAAGTTAGATTTGTTTTAAGGCATCACCATAGAGCGTTATCTTCATTTATTGTGTTTCTTTAGAAAAGGTAAAGTGCTCTTCATAGTATTAGCTTATTTTTATGACTTGATCTATCTATCTATGACAAATATGGAAATATCCAAATAACGAATATCCACTTTTGGTTGAAACCATGAACAATCATAGAGTATAAAATGTTCATTCCCACTCCTAACTGAAATTATGTACTAAATTgcttgtttgttaaatattataataacaattaacgtgatatttattttcaaaactttgtgTATTTCAAACTATAGTGTTGTACCATAATTATCTTCataaaggtaattttaaattaatatacaatatagaaTGTGAAAGTTAAAAGATAATtgggattatttaaaaaaatgaaattaacataacaattacattatagacttgaaatgtataCGGTACCCAAATATTCATGGATGGAATAGTATTTTAATTGCTagatgataaaatttaataatcttcatattaaacacattatcctaataataaattCCATAGTTTTTGCCAAAACCTCTATTAATGAACACATTGTTTAGTTAATAGGTTAAATTGACCATCAAATTAGATTAAAACAGCTGATAACTGTTTTCTTTCTCCAGTGTTTACATTCAGATatagttattacaaattttactgttttggttaaaataaaaattaagtttcatattagtggtttcagatttttaaaatgtaaagttttctcCTGAAATGGGCTCAGGGGATTCTTTTTATATGGAATCTGGTGATATAATAGACATTCTAAGAAACGAAAGTTACATAGCTGATGAAATTTACATTGATATAAGAAAAATTGATGGTGTTTCAAAACGTTCTGTAGGCCAATATgacatgtatttaaaaagtatgtcTATTAACGATAATAAGTGTAATCAAGAGAAGAAAGAGACTTCACGAAAGATCACGAAGGAGAGAAAGCTTGGACATAGGAGAGTGCATAGTGATGGAGGAgtgtcttttaaaaatattaatacatcaaGAATTATGAATTCCATTCAATTAGGTATTCAAAGGTCTGTAGGCATGATTTCTACTAATCCTGACAGAGATGTGCTAATGGATGATTTTATGACAGTTGAGTCTACTATAATTCGAACAGATGAGGTAATGCAAAGTGCTGAGCAACAGGAGTTTTCACTCAAAACATATGCTCCTGTTGCTTTTAGATACTTTAGAGATTTGTTTGGCATCAAAACTGATCATTTCCTGTCATCTTTCTGTAAGGATCCGCTAAAAGAGCTTCCTAATCCTGGAGCTAGTGGTTCAGTTTTCTATGTGACTCAAAATGACGAGTTTATAATGAAAACAATGCAACATAAAGAAGCTGAATTTTTGCAAAAACTTCTTCCAGGATACTATTTAAATCTAAATCAAAATCCTCGAACACTCTTGCCAAAATTCTTTGGCCTTTATTGTTATAAGTGCAATTCAAAAAATGTACGTACAGTGGTAATGAACAATGTGCTTCCGTCATCATTAAAGATTCATCAAAAATATGACCTGAAAGGTTCAACATTTAATAGGAAATCCTCTAAAGAAGAGTGTGCAAAAGCTTCTCCAACTTTTAAAGACATTGATTTCATAAATCACCACCCTGAAGGAATATTTTTGGAGGCAGAAGCTCACAGAAGTCTTGTAAAAGCCATCCAGAGAGATTGTAGGGTGTTGGAAAGTTTCCAAATCATAGATTACAGCCTACTTTTAGGTATACACAACTTAGATAAAGCTAAGAGAGAAGAAACTCAGAATGAAAATGAAGGAGTCGGTTCAAAAAAAGAAACCGTAATAAATGCATCTGGTGATGGATGTTTAGATGACGTAAACGAAATCATTTCAGTAGATTCTGAGATCCAAGTAAAAGATGAAAATACTTCTTGTGCAACATTTGAGGTAAATAATGTCGACtgtgatattgaaaaaaaatttacactAACAGGAGTACCAGCACGGCAAGCAAATGGAGAAAACCTTTTGTTGTTTGTTGGGATTATAGATATTCTTCAAAGCTACAAACTGAAAAAAAGATTGGAACATGTATGGAAATCTATAGTCTATGACAGTGACACAGTTTCTGTACACAATCCTAGGTTTTACTCCCAAAGATTCCAAGACTTCATCACGAAAACTGTGTTTAAAACTACTCCTGTATGTTCAGAAACTGCTAAAAAGAAAGCTGTGCTTCGATCAAAACCATAGTGGGTAATAAACAGTTTTActatctttataatttatttttcaatgctaACACTTTTTTGGGTATGGACTAAATCAgggatattattaattattgtaatataaactttGGAACCTCTAAACAATTTGGTTCAAAATTTGCTATTTAAACCagcttacataaataaaaaacacatttgagtgttgtaaattataataatcataattatttcatGAAAAGATTAATGAATAAAgttcaaactttttgaatataataaaaagtttacacagcaagtctaataataattaataaaagtcactcatttattacaaaaattaaactgtttgaGTTGTTTATGGTTTATGGTTACACAAATTGTTTTTCAACTAacagtttattgattatttttatgacatttcttGTGTTaggtctaaaataaaacatttttaatttaaactaatttatcttattattgaattataatatctttttttatttttttaagtgggTAGCAAAATTGTAACCCCCTTTTCAGAAAAGGGGtagaagggggtaactttaaaatttcaaattgcaacccctatcttgtgacatgtaattttaaaggtccattcaatggaaacacaatggcatgaacaaaacatttctacaaggatcctagcaaaagttatgggccaATAATCCCTTAAATTGTAATGACATCTAggaaaaagacacctcttaccaaaactattcACACCAGAAACATGATATACTACATACAGAAATAAGCTGGGcccctcaaagtcttactaaaagatattacgcatgcattgtgttgatatgcggAAGACATTTGCATTGGCCCTACAGACtatttttttgcattatttgCCCATAGCTTTAGCTATAAACGGCGTACAAGTGCTTTCttaatttcattgtgtttatattgaatatacctttaatacgatatgtcacaagataggagttgtaatttgaaaatttcaagtgaCCACCCCCCTCTAACCCCTTTGAAAAATGaggggaaatatttttatccttcaaaaagttcaaaaaagcattttaataggtatggtgaagttTTTACATAGATATcgcaatccgtttggaatatatccagtcatatcaggacttaatttacaccggatatatttaacattaattttatggaGTTCTTTTTTAAGGCTGTTTCACTATAGCTGGCTTTAACTTATTTCATGATCAACTGATTGAATCTCTTCTTTTCCAGCTGGAcctttgttttttctatttaaagctagttttttcttgttttcaacTTCTCTCAACTCTCTAGAGATCATCCTTGGGGATGCACATCTCTGCACTGTCTGCAGAGTCCACCTGTGTGATTTCTTATAGTGCTTGTACCCAAGCTGGGGCTGCATAAACCATCATTGAGTACATGACACTTACCAGCAGCCTCCTTTCCATGTGTGTAAGTCTATCTAGGTTTAGTATTAGTCATGTTCTAATATCATGTATGTGTGAGCCTGAAAGAAAGTGTTCTGTCCAGCTTCATTTAAAGTAAGTAACTGCAGTCTACCAAAAACATAGtcaggaaaaaattttggggaggTCCAgtcaactgatattttcctgtagtggacaaagagtaaggccccattttgttccttaaaaagttcttggcctgTTTgatacatgtcagtaatactgaaaaTTTTGCGGTGGTCCAGACCCCTTGGACTTCCTTGCTGGCTACATCCTTGATCTCTCATAGAAGTTCCTTCTGTGGCCAGATGTGGTTTCTTATAAACTCTTCTCCTTGTCACCAAAATTGCATTCATTTTGTTGATTACCATTTCTAGTTTGTTGTTGCTAAACCACTCCgacttttcttatatttatatttgattgctAGAATGTCCACCTGTGCTGTTTCAACACTTATAATGTTTTATCTTGAAAACTTATAATCTTGGCTCCTCTTGACAGCTTTATCTCCAGGATAGACAAAAATATTCTAGAAAAGGGAGCAGAATGTCGCTTTTGCTGATTGTCCTgctattttctcaaaacaatggTCCACTGgcttaaatagtttttaactcCACTGTATATTTTATGGAACGTACCTTCTTCTTAAACAGGAATTGTTAATCTGCCTAGGGAACTAAATGCATTATTGGTGTCTATAGCTATCCAGGGCCGTCCGAAGGGGGGGGCGAACGGGGCGGTCGCCCCGGGCGCTGCGGCCAAGGGGGCGCCGCGCCGCGGCTAGGAGGTGCCTTACTcatagtcaatattaaatttgtaaaacaaaatttcaacgatattctactatatacatacaaaccCCCAATCCGGtgccttaatatttgttaaaaagaacttggtttgaaccatatacttaaaaatactgtttatttttagtaagttaagtTTGGCAACACCGCGCGGCAAAAACAACTTAGACCATTTGGCAACACCGCACTCGCAACTCCAACTGTCACTGTCATTGCGTCTACACCATATAGGTTAGGTTGCTAACTACTCTCGTGTGTTTAGTGTTTGTAGAGACTTAGAGCTGTGAAATTAAGCGAATGTGTACGTGAGAGGTGAGCTTCGTATTGTATTAGTACCTACATATACAAAAGCTACAGACATGTGGTAGTTAAATACGTGTTGGTTGTCAtatgtattggtaataattatgtaaatgttgtttcgACCAAGGTACTATGTGCACTCTAGCTTGCATGTCGTAGCGTAGGCATAAAAACTACGCAACATGTAGACCaacagatttaaacattattttttaatttcattttaagtaaacaagcataattttttgaagaattttcattttatttcagattattttattaaaatgtctaaaaaactatCAGGTGCTCAGAGACGAAAATTAACAAAAGACAGTCAATTAGCTCACAGTGCTCTTTTAAGTAAAGTACCCAAGTTGACAAAATTCTTCACAATAGCTGAGGGCACTACCCAACAACCTACTTCATCTATACTCGCTACTTCAAATACCCAGGACTTCGACCATGAATGTGAACAAGACCTAATTTTAACTGAGGTAGAGGAGACTGCTGAAATACTGAAGGAGGAAACCAGTGACAAGCTTAAGAAGGGAActgttgaaatgttaaactaccaagataaaaatttttcaaatgaccCGTCAACTTGGCCTGAAAATTTAACTGTCAGAGAGAGAGATGAAATCATAACAAGGGGTGCTccgtcatttaaaaaaagtaatgatgacTATCCACTAAACAGTGAAAAGcgtcatttttcaaatgattttcaatATCGCCACGCAGAAAATGGCGAGAAAGTGAAAAAGCGGTGGTTAGTTTATTCTTGCTCTTCTGATGCAGTGTTCTGCTTTCCATGTCGTTTATTTGACAATAATCCACACTCAAGTTTTGGCAAAAAGCAAGGAttcaataattggaaaaaatttcatgAGCGAGCTTCATCTCACGAAACGTCATCTGAGCATTTTAAGTTTATCCAGCAATGGATTGAAGCTGAACGTAGAATCAACCAAAATGCAGCAATTGATACTGAGCTCAtgggccaaatacaaaaagaagCCGAGAGATGGCAAAGCATACTAAGaagaattattgctattattatttacttagcagAACACAACTTGGCTTTTCGTGGAAACTCAACAAaaccttttacaaaaaataacggaAACTTCCTTGGCCTTATCCAGTTACTAGGAGAGTTTGATCCGGTTATGATGGAACATTTAAGATGCATTGAAGAGAGTGAATATCGAGTTCAAATGTTAAGTGTCAATACTCAAAATGAGTTGATAAACTGTCTGGCAAAGGaggtgaaaaacaatataatcgagAAAATAAAGCTGTCACGGTACTTCTCAGTTATGTTGGATTGTACGCCAGACGTAAGTCATAAGGAACAAACATCTCTCACCATTCGCTATGTTCACGAAGAAGAGAAGATCGATGgtgaaattgttattgaagaaagttttataaGCTACACGATTACTGAGGAGTCAACAGGGGAAGCATTGACTCAATTGTTAACAGAAGAGGTAGAGTTATGTGGTTTGGACATGAGTAACTGCCGCAGGTAAGGGTACGACAATGGCGCAAACATGGCAGGAGCTAAAAAAAGGGTTCCAATCACGAATATCCTCAGAATATCCTTTAGCTGTATTTACACCCTGCGGATGCCACAGCCTCAACTTGGTTGTTGCAGATGGAGCCAGATCATCCGTCAAGTCTACTCTACCTTTTGGAATCCTTCAAAGGATTTACACTATTTTCGCGTCATCTCCAAAACGTTGGTGCGTTGTTAGTGACCATGTTAAaggtttaactttgaaaaaggttTGTGAAACAAGATGGGAGGCTCGAATAAGTTCTGTATCTGCCGTTCGATACCAGTACAAAGACGTCCTTGACGCTCTTGTAGAACTGAGTGAAACTGTCAATGACCCTACAATCTCATCTGAAGCTAAGTCCCTCCAAATTCACATGGAAGACTTTTCATCTCTGGTTTGCCTTATTGTTTGGCACGATCTTTTGTTTGAGGTAAACTTGATAAGTAAAACCTTACAAGGTAAAAGCACTGATATTGCTTTAACATCAAATCTGCTGCAAAAAACTTTACAGTTCATAGATGATTTTCGTAAAGACGGTTTAAATGACTCAGTTTCAAAAGCCAAAGAGATTTGTAGTGAAATTGACATGGAaccattgtttaaagaaaaacgccaaagaacaaaaaataaactttttgattatgaaagtaaaagtgactacaaagcaaccccagaagaagaatttaaaagaaacgttttcTACCCACTATTGGATATTATGCAGGCTTCCCTAAAAGAAAGGTTGATTCAGTTTTCAAACCACAACTTGAAATGGGGGTTCTTATACGATCTTAAACAACTCCCTCACGCAGAAGATTTGAAGGAATGTTgtgaaaatttacagaaacaccTATCGTTTGGGCAAACCTCTGACATAAGTGGAAAAGAACTTTATCAGGAACTTCTTCAtgtcaaaactattgtgaatgaAGTAAGCCTAGCTAAGGCAAccccattacaagttttaaaagtgattaagaaGACAGACAGAAAGGACCTATACACAAACTTATGGATTGCACTTCGAATCCTTCTAACTATTCCCATATCTGTTGCCAGTTGTGAAAGAAACTTTAGtacgtttaaattaataaaaacctacttgCGTTCTTCAATGTGTCAGGAGAGACTGTCATCCCTTGGCAAAAGCCAAgaagatttctttaaaaaaataaaactatctctgtcaaaggtaaataatagttatgacattaagattgaaatagttatgcattgcgtttatatctgttactactattaatagccctaaagttccacaaaagtattgtatgccaaagagccaaagtaataatttctttatatctatgtatataggtctattcaatattctattatctattctaaaacatgtttaaatgtacatatataatatatttggtattttgttacacacagaaaactggagtatttatttacatataacaatttccaaaaattccttatcacttggtatggctgtactgacgaaatgtaatttttatgtggggGCCCCCAAGGCATGATTTGCCCCGGGCGCATTAAATACTGGGGACGGCCCTGTAGCTATCAATAGCACTGAATTCTTTTTATGTCTTTTGCTTACCTGCCAAGCTATCCTTTTTAATTATGCCATTAGTGGTTGATAACCCCTTGCAAAAACTGTACATATTTGTGTCAACCCATTCTGAGATATATCAGTTTATAGGACTTTCTGTCCAGTGGCTATTTTTTCTGAGAAGTATGAGTCGTTGTTTCTTCCAAATCTTGAGAAAGACTACTCCCACTAAGTAATCACTTAACAGCTCTAGTTGAATATCAGAAtacatgttaattaaaattttaagaacacTTGGTATTTCATCTAGACCTACTGGTTTTCTTGACTTCAAACATATTTATCCCCAATTTACATCACCATAGGTCAAGTATTCCTTTTTGGAGTGAcccttatttataaattgaattaaactaCTGCCCTTATCTCATAATCAAGTCCTGTATTATATCCCTCATCCTGACTTCTTAAGTGGCCAAAGTTATTCAAGGGTCGGGGTAACATTGGCCacatgatattttatcatttaaaacattgttaaatgtggAATAGAACAAAGTAACCTCTCCAATGCAGCAATGACACAAGAGTGTAAATAATCGGTCAAAGCATCAGACAAAATCTTTAATTTACgaaatttaatttagagaaacgaaaaacaaaataataaggattatatttagttagttttagAGTTGGGTcaacataaatatattctatatttaggtAAAAACATCAAGTTCAGAAACTGAGAAATGTTCccttttgtttaaaagtttaggTGGATTGATTTTGCATACGATGTCATTCCAGTTGTACACCAGGTGATCCTTCT is part of the Homalodisca vitripennis isolate AUS2020 chromosome 8, UT_GWSS_2.1, whole genome shotgun sequence genome and harbors:
- the LOC124367135 gene encoding phosphatidylinositol 4-phosphate 5-kinase type-1 alpha-like, whose translation is MGSGDSFYMESGDIIDILRNESYIADEIYIDIRKIDGVSKRSVGQYDMYLKSMSINDNKCNQEKKETSRKITKERKLGHRRVHSDGGVSFKNINTSRIMNSIQLGIQRSVGMISTNPDRDVLMDDFMTVESTIIRTDEVMQSAEQQEFSLKTYAPVAFRYFRDLFGIKTDHFLSSFCKDPLKELPNPGASGSVFYVTQNDEFIMKTMQHKEAEFLQKLLPGYYLNLNQNPRTLLPKFFGLYCYKCNSKNVRTVVMNNVLPSSLKIHQKYDLKGSTFNRKSSKEECAKASPTFKDIDFINHHPEGIFLEAEAHRSLVKAIQRDCRVLESFQIIDYSLLLGIHNLDKAKREETQNENEGVGSKKETVINASGDGCLDDVNEIISVDSEIQVKDENTSCATFEVNNVDCDIEKKFTLTGVPARQANGENLLLFVGIIDILQSYKLKKRLEHVWKSIVYDSDTVSVHNPRFYSQRFQDFITKTVFKTTPVCSETAKKKAVLRSKP